One segment of Stomatobaculum sp. F0698 DNA contains the following:
- a CDS encoding diaminopimelate dehydrogenase gives MKTRIGILGYGNLGRGIESAIKQSEDLELVAVFTRRDPASVKIHTEKVPVVALSEALNWKDKIDVMVLCGGSATDLPTQTPEYAKHFNVINSFDTHAKIPSHFEAVDAAAKEGGKLALISLGWDPGLFSLNRMLATAILPQGKNYTFWGKGVSQGHSDAVRRIAGVLDARQYTIPVESAMTRIRKGEQPEFTAREMHKREVFVVAAEDADRASIEAEIKNMPNYFADYDTEVHFITAEEMREKHAELPHGGFVIRSGVSGFHEEHKELIEFSLKLDSNPEFTGAVLAAYARAAHRLAAEGQTGCKTIFDVAPSYLSPLSAEELRAKLL, from the coding sequence ATGAAGACACGCATCGGCATTTTGGGCTACGGAAATTTGGGCAGAGGCATTGAGAGCGCAATCAAGCAGAGCGAGGATTTGGAACTCGTGGCAGTCTTTACGCGGCGCGACCCGGCGAGCGTCAAGATCCACACGGAGAAGGTTCCGGTTGTGGCGCTCTCCGAGGCGCTTAACTGGAAGGATAAGATTGATGTGATGGTGCTCTGCGGCGGCAGCGCGACCGATCTGCCGACACAGACCCCCGAGTACGCAAAGCATTTCAACGTGATTAACAGCTTTGACACGCACGCAAAGATTCCCTCTCATTTTGAAGCGGTGGATGCCGCGGCAAAGGAGGGCGGTAAGCTTGCGCTCATCTCCCTCGGCTGGGATCCGGGTCTCTTCTCCTTAAACCGTATGCTGGCAACCGCGATTTTGCCGCAGGGCAAGAACTATACCTTCTGGGGGAAGGGCGTGAGCCAGGGCCACTCCGATGCGGTGCGCCGTATTGCGGGCGTGTTGGATGCGAGACAGTACACGATTCCCGTGGAGAGCGCCATGACGCGCATCCGTAAGGGTGAGCAGCCCGAGTTCACGGCGCGGGAGATGCATAAGAGAGAGGTCTTTGTCGTTGCCGCGGAAGATGCGGACCGCGCTTCAATCGAGGCGGAAATCAAAAACATGCCGAACTACTTTGCGGATTATGACACCGAAGTGCACTTCATCACCGCAGAGGAGATGCGTGAAAAGCACGCGGAGCTGCCGCACGGCGGTTTTGTGATTCGGAGCGGCGTGAGCGGCTTCCATGAGGAGCATAAGGAGCTCATTGAGTTCAGCTTAAAGCTCGACTCGAACCCCGAGTTCACCGGTGCGGTACTCGCGGCCTATGCGCGTGCGGCGCATCGCCTCGCTGCGGAGGGACAGACCGGCTGCAAGACCATCTTCGATGTGGCGCCGAGCTACTTAAGCCCCCTCAGCGCAGAGGAACTCCGCGCGAAGCTCCTGTGA
- a CDS encoding SdpI family protein translates to MKQVTKMIAALCLFVTLLVLRELPAVIPAHYDFAGNVTRYGSKYELLILPVVLLLLSFGSRFLLLHFHRKAEQAESDKERQAAEANAKVLGIVIFPQILILSCIQGVLLYNTVLALRGESFLSTLAGDKLLTILFGALLVLVGNVLPKCKRNGLVGFRLSWTRYNDITWQKSNRFAGIMLVAAGILGIVSTVFSPKGYGMLLLAAYTMAAIVISIVRAWQVYREEKEKERDRG, encoded by the coding sequence ATGAAACAAGTTACAAAAATGATTGCGGCGCTCTGCCTGTTTGTGACGCTATTGGTTTTGCGGGAGCTGCCCGCAGTGATACCGGCGCACTATGACTTTGCCGGAAACGTGACGCGATACGGCAGTAAGTACGAACTTTTGATATTGCCGGTGGTCTTGCTTTTGCTTTCCTTCGGCAGCCGCTTTCTACTGCTTCATTTTCATAGAAAGGCGGAACAGGCGGAGAGTGACAAAGAAAGACAGGCGGCCGAAGCGAATGCCAAGGTGCTCGGCATTGTGATTTTCCCGCAGATCCTGATTTTAAGCTGCATACAGGGTGTGCTCCTCTATAACACCGTGCTCGCGCTGCGGGGCGAAAGCTTCCTCAGCACCCTCGCGGGCGATAAGCTCCTGACCATACTCTTCGGGGCGCTGCTCGTGCTGGTCGGCAATGTTTTGCCGAAGTGCAAGCGAAACGGCTTGGTCGGCTTCCGCCTGTCCTGGACCAGATATAACGACATCACCTGGCAGAAGAGCAACCGCTTTGCGGGGATCATGCTGGTCGCGGCGGGGATACTCGGCATTGTGAGCACTGTGTTTTCGCCGAAGGGCTACGGGATGTTGCTACTTGCTGCTTATACCATGGCGGCAATCGTGATTTCGATCGTGAGGGCGTGGCAGGTGTATCGGGAGGAAAAGGAAAAAGAGCGGGACAGAGGCTGA
- the citF gene encoding citrate lyase subunit alpha, giving the protein MKNAVGRDIPEEILQATGKDVFRGSHAMDGKEFRRDGARVKPVINSEGSKLLPSIKEALLKCEIKDGMTLSFHHHFREGDKVLNMVMEEVHKLGIKNITICASSMGSQNNPIVYMIDDGTITNIQSSGVRGEIGKAISEGRLKGLAIMRSHGGRVRAIESGETHIDIAFIGAPTADEYGNLNANGGKANCGVLSYSAPDALYADKVVAITDCLVPFPNWPHQISQIYVDYVVVVDEIGDPSKIATGAAKPTSDQRKLLMASYCTEVVKRTPYFKDGFSYQTGVGGASIASTISLADVMRERNIHMSFGVGGITKPMCQLLEEGLARTLVDTQDFDEYAIQSAATNPNHHYITAGEYANPFNKGAYVNKLDFVILAALEVDVNFNCNVVVGSNGVVSGAQGGHPDTAAGAKCTIVITPILQGRIPSVCTDVTTVTTPGEDVDVVITDYGIAINPKRQDLIDALKDSGLPLKSIEELRDIAYAMTGEPERVQFGDRVVGIIEARDGSIMDVVREIKPFQFAD; this is encoded by the coding sequence ATGAAGAATGCAGTCGGCAGAGATATTCCGGAGGAAATTTTACAGGCGACCGGCAAGGATGTGTTCCGCGGCTCGCACGCAATGGACGGAAAAGAGTTTCGCCGTGACGGCGCGCGCGTAAAGCCCGTCATCAATTCCGAGGGCTCGAAGCTACTCCCGTCCATCAAAGAGGCACTTTTAAAGTGCGAAATCAAGGACGGCATGACGCTTAGCTTCCACCACCACTTCCGCGAGGGCGATAAGGTCCTCAACATGGTTATGGAAGAGGTCCATAAGCTCGGCATTAAGAACATCACCATCTGCGCTTCCTCGATGGGCAGCCAGAATAACCCGATTGTCTACATGATAGACGACGGCACCATCACCAACATTCAGAGCTCAGGCGTGCGCGGCGAAATCGGCAAGGCGATCTCCGAGGGACGGCTAAAGGGTCTCGCAATCATGCGGAGCCACGGCGGCCGCGTCCGTGCGATTGAGTCCGGCGAAACCCACATCGACATTGCCTTCATCGGCGCGCCGACCGCGGACGAGTACGGCAACTTAAACGCAAACGGCGGCAAGGCAAACTGCGGCGTGCTCTCCTATTCCGCGCCGGATGCGCTCTATGCGGACAAGGTGGTCGCCATCACGGACTGCCTAGTTCCCTTCCCGAACTGGCCGCACCAGATCAGCCAGATTTACGTGGACTATGTGGTCGTGGTCGATGAGATAGGAGATCCCTCGAAGATTGCGACGGGCGCGGCAAAGCCGACCTCCGACCAGAGAAAGCTCCTCATGGCGAGCTACTGCACCGAGGTCGTGAAGCGCACGCCCTACTTTAAGGATGGCTTCTCCTACCAGACCGGTGTGGGCGGCGCTTCGATTGCGAGCACCATCTCGCTCGCCGATGTGATGCGCGAGCGTAACATCCACATGAGCTTCGGTGTCGGCGGCATCACGAAGCCGATGTGCCAACTCCTCGAAGAGGGCCTTGCGCGCACGCTTGTGGACACCCAGGACTTTGACGAGTACGCGATTCAGAGCGCGGCGACCAATCCGAACCACCACTACATCACCGCGGGCGAGTACGCGAACCCCTTCAACAAGGGTGCTTATGTCAACAAACTTGACTTCGTGATTCTCGCGGCGCTCGAGGTCGATGTAAACTTTAACTGCAATGTCGTGGTGGGCTCGAACGGCGTGGTGAGCGGCGCACAGGGCGGCCACCCGGACACGGCGGCGGGCGCAAAGTGCACCATCGTGATTACCCCGATTCTGCAGGGACGCATTCCCTCGGTCTGCACCGATGTGACCACGGTCACGACCCCGGGCGAGGATGTGGATGTCGTGATCACGGACTACGGCATCGCGATTAACCCGAAGCGTCAGGATTTGATCGACGCGCTGAAGGATTCGGGACTCCCCTTAAAGAGCATCGAAGAGCTCCGCGATATCGCCTATGCGATGACGGGCGAGCCGGAGCGCGTCCAGTTCGGAGATCGCGTGGTCGGTATCATCGAGGCGCGCGACGGCAGCATTATGGATGTGGTCCGCGAGATTAAGCCCTTTCAGTTTGCGGACTGA
- a CDS encoding aldolase/citrate lyase family protein: protein MSHPNKKRLRRSMMFLNAQKPSLIKDPYLYGADSLMLDLEDAVAVTAKDTARFSLYQALKNVDYRGCERVVRINGLDTEYWKEDIRCSVAGGADVLRIPKTEDAEMVKAVEDAVLAAEREFNRPEGSTLLMAALESAKGVMNAYEVCISSERMIGIALSGGDYTKDLQTKITGTGVELMGARQHMIIAARAAGVQCFDTVWTDLDNLEGFRKEVMLIKDMGFDGKSIINPRQIPIVHEVFTPSMKEIIFSEKVIREIDSKRKEGIGVFTVDGKMIDIAFYDGAQRVIALAKASGVYKGEL from the coding sequence ATGAGCCATCCGAATAAAAAGCGCCTGCGCCGCTCGATGATGTTTTTGAACGCACAGAAGCCCTCTCTGATCAAAGACCCCTATCTCTACGGCGCAGACTCCCTGATGCTTGACTTAGAAGATGCGGTCGCCGTGACCGCAAAGGATACAGCGCGCTTTTCGCTCTACCAGGCGCTGAAAAACGTCGACTACCGCGGCTGCGAGCGCGTGGTACGCATCAACGGCCTCGACACCGAATATTGGAAGGAAGACATTCGCTGCTCGGTTGCGGGCGGCGCGGATGTGCTCCGCATCCCGAAGACCGAAGACGCCGAGATGGTCAAAGCGGTCGAGGACGCCGTCCTTGCCGCAGAGCGCGAGTTTAACCGCCCGGAGGGTTCCACCCTCTTAATGGCGGCGCTCGAGTCCGCCAAAGGCGTCATGAACGCCTATGAGGTCTGCATCTCTTCCGAGCGCATGATCGGCATTGCGCTCTCGGGCGGCGACTACACGAAGGATTTGCAGACCAAGATTACGGGCACAGGCGTGGAGCTCATGGGCGCGCGCCAGCACATGATTATCGCAGCGCGCGCTGCGGGCGTGCAATGCTTTGACACGGTCTGGACCGACCTCGACAATCTCGAGGGCTTCCGGAAGGAAGTCATGCTGATTAAGGACATGGGCTTTGACGGCAAGTCCATCATCAACCCGCGCCAGATTCCGATTGTCCACGAGGTCTTTACGCCGAGCATGAAGGAGATCATTTTCTCCGAGAAGGTAATCCGCGAAATCGATTCCAAGCGGAAGGAAGGCATAGGCGTCTTCACGGTGGACGGCAAGATGATTGACATTGCATTTTACGACGGCGCGCAGCGCGTCATTGCGCTCGCCAAGGCATCCGGCGTGTACAAGGGGGAGCTCTAA
- a CDS encoding flavodoxin family protein — translation MKVIFVNGSSHANGTTMQAVKEMQKVFAAEGVESEVIQLGNQPIRDCIQCGYCGTHDACVFRDDAVNQFTALAKEADGFVFATPVYYAHPSGRILAFLDRAFYSVQNVENPFAFKPGASIVVARRGGTTASFDVLNKYFGISQMPVAGSTYWNITHGLTAEDAAKDREGMQTMRNLARNMVWMMRSFALAKEQGIPYPETEGEAVTNFIQRED, via the coding sequence ATGAAGGTTATTTTTGTGAACGGCAGCAGTCATGCGAACGGCACCACCATGCAGGCAGTCAAGGAGATGCAGAAGGTTTTCGCCGCGGAAGGGGTAGAGAGCGAGGTCATACAGCTTGGCAATCAGCCCATACGGGACTGCATCCAGTGCGGTTATTGCGGGACGCACGATGCCTGTGTGTTTCGGGATGACGCGGTGAATCAATTCACGGCGCTCGCCAAAGAGGCCGACGGTTTTGTCTTTGCGACACCCGTTTACTATGCGCATCCGAGCGGACGCATTCTGGCTTTTCTTGACCGGGCGTTTTACTCCGTGCAGAATGTCGAGAATCCCTTTGCCTTTAAGCCCGGCGCTTCGATAGTCGTCGCGAGAAGAGGCGGCACCACGGCGTCCTTTGATGTGCTGAACAAATACTTCGGGATTTCGCAGATGCCGGTCGCAGGCTCCACCTATTGGAACATCACCCACGGCCTGACCGCGGAAGATGCCGCCAAGGACCGGGAAGGCATGCAGACCATGCGGAACCTTGCCCGGAATATGGTCTGGATGATGCGAAGCTTTGCCCTCGCAAAAGAACAGGGGATTCCGTACCCGGAGACCGAGGGCGAGGCAGTGACCAACTTTATACAGCGGGAAGATTGA
- a CDS encoding helix-turn-helix transcriptional regulator, with protein sequence MTIAETIKTLRKTAGMSQEQLAEKLHVSRQAVTKWETEGGTPDIENLRAIAALFGITVDELLTGEAKAQAAAAHRYASVTEYDIDEVKHYDMKFGSAKEVFLSGHPGEKLRIRLVSGTLASLQSDFKIKLDDTKRRLDLELLRRNGMSESASKEGLSIYAELPAAYLGKVECAVNAELVSLSSLDCERIELGGRNRKLYLDAVPGTVEIDGNLDMEIHCKSLASSLELNQLSACSKLYVPADAVFTAKAKGIGTRISYAGDGKAAESFDTPGAEKRIELNGMKSELVIGREEV encoded by the coding sequence ATGACAATCGCAGAAACAATCAAAACCCTTCGAAAGACCGCGGGCATGTCCCAGGAACAGTTGGCAGAGAAGCTGCATGTTTCGAGACAGGCCGTTACCAAGTGGGAGACCGAGGGCGGCACGCCGGATATCGAGAACCTTCGGGCAATCGCAGCTCTGTTTGGAATCACCGTAGACGAACTGCTTACGGGGGAGGCAAAAGCGCAAGCGGCAGCGGCGCATCGCTATGCGAGCGTCACCGAATACGATATCGATGAAGTGAAACACTACGATATGAAGTTCGGCAGCGCCAAAGAAGTATTCCTTTCCGGCCATCCGGGAGAGAAACTGCGCATCCGCCTGGTCTCCGGTACTCTCGCCTCGCTGCAGAGTGATTTTAAAATCAAACTGGACGATACAAAGCGGCGACTGGATCTGGAACTGCTCCGTAGAAATGGGATGAGTGAGAGCGCCTCGAAAGAGGGACTCAGCATCTATGCGGAACTCCCGGCGGCCTATCTCGGAAAAGTAGAGTGCGCGGTCAATGCAGAACTGGTGAGTCTCAGCTCGCTGGACTGCGAGCGAATTGAGCTCGGCGGAAGGAACCGGAAGCTATATCTCGACGCGGTTCCCGGCACCGTGGAAATTGACGGTAACCTCGATATGGAGATTCACTGCAAGAGCCTTGCGAGCTCCCTGGAACTCAACCAGCTCTCGGCCTGCTCAAAGCTCTATGTCCCTGCGGATGCGGTCTTTACCGCAAAGGCAAAGGGCATAGGTACACGGATTTCTTATGCGGGCGATGGAAAGGCAGCAGAGTCCTTTGATACGCCCGGCGCGGAGAAGCGGATAGAGTTGAACGGGATGAAGAGCGAGCTGGTGATTGGCAGAGAAGAAGTGTAA
- a CDS encoding LysR family transcriptional regulator, producing MNERQIKYMLTIFREGSISRAAEVLYVSQPSVSQMVRKVEEELRAELFVRHTNPMVLTPAGECYMQAARAIQSIQQNLERQLEEIRLGTRGSIRLGMPLQRSLELLPEIFPRFHARYPAVNLKLTELGSDALESMLLNHQLDLACLTTSAKTNALNYILINREELVLLASRNTALAGRIEEGRPIDICEAEAESFISLRTGHSTRITQDGLFADAHISPDILFETESIEVAKHAVGPCQAVFLCPKNYIDISPELKRTCVVYPLIGVEQGRHFYLCHRKDQYLTHYMVELIRLLRPDFALP from the coding sequence ATGAACGAACGTCAGATAAAATATATGCTGACCATATTTCGGGAGGGCAGCATAAGCCGCGCCGCAGAGGTGCTCTATGTCTCCCAGCCCTCGGTGAGTCAGATGGTGCGAAAGGTGGAGGAAGAACTCCGCGCCGAGCTCTTTGTGCGGCACACGAATCCCATGGTTCTGACCCCGGCGGGCGAGTGCTATATGCAGGCGGCGCGCGCCATCCAGAGCATACAGCAGAACCTGGAGCGCCAGCTCGAGGAGATACGCCTCGGGACCCGCGGCAGCATACGGCTCGGCATGCCCCTGCAGCGCTCGCTGGAACTTTTGCCGGAGATCTTTCCGCGCTTCCACGCGCGCTACCCGGCCGTGAACCTAAAGCTCACCGAGCTCGGCTCCGACGCGCTGGAAAGTATGCTCTTAAATCATCAGCTCGATCTGGCCTGTTTAACGACCAGCGCAAAGACCAACGCGCTGAACTATATCCTCATTAACCGCGAGGAACTGGTGCTGCTCGCCTCCAGAAATACGGCACTTGCCGGGCGCATTGAGGAGGGAAGGCCCATAGACATATGCGAGGCCGAGGCCGAGTCCTTTATCAGCCTTCGCACCGGGCACTCGACCCGCATTACCCAGGACGGACTCTTTGCGGACGCCCACATCTCCCCCGACATTCTCTTTGAGACCGAGAGCATAGAGGTCGCAAAACACGCGGTGGGGCCCTGCCAGGCCGTCTTCCTCTGTCCGAAGAATTACATTGATATTTCGCCCGAGCTGAAAAGGACCTGTGTGGTCTATCCCCTGATCGGTGTGGAGCAGGGGCGGCATTTTTACCTCTGTCACCGGAAAGATCAGTACCTCACGCACTATATGGTGGAGCTCATACGTCTTCTAAGACCGGACTTCGCGCTCCCGTAG
- a CDS encoding autorepressor SdpR family transcription factor → MGESSIFKVLSDPQRRDILVMLREGRMSAGEIAERLGVSPPALSYHLRLLKGAELVSEYKEKNFVYYELNTSVLQELILWVEQFGGRKS, encoded by the coding sequence ATGGGAGAGAGCAGTATCTTTAAAGTGCTCTCGGACCCGCAGCGGCGCGACATTCTGGTCATGCTGCGGGAGGGGCGCATGAGCGCCGGGGAGATTGCGGAGCGGCTCGGTGTCAGCCCGCCGGCGCTCTCCTACCACCTGCGGCTCTTAAAGGGCGCAGAGCTGGTGAGCGAATATAAGGAGAAAAATTTTGTCTACTATGAACTGAACACATCCGTCCTGCAGGAATTGATCCTCTGGGTGGAACAGTTCGGAGGGAGGAAATCATGA
- a CDS encoding SdpI family protein, with the protein MKKTVWLLAVLTLMVTIIPLQTMPALLPVDYSIGGEVRRWGSKYSYLILPMVTLLITLLWQFLVAHFERRAVGDDKEAQGAAANAKVLVSVGLVMNLFFCLLQAGLLWSAAWTAEHFGTAGGAQAGASIAQTAQKAMCVLTSVMLIVLGNILPKTRKNRNVGVRLPYSRYNDITWQKSNRFGGTAMVIAGLLGMVSALLAPSAELALGLFTVFLLLAVIATTWYSRKVYLEESAEK; encoded by the coding sequence ATGAAAAAAACAGTGTGGTTACTCGCGGTGCTTACTCTGATGGTTACAATCATTCCTCTACAGACCATGCCTGCTTTGCTTCCCGTGGATTATTCAATCGGCGGAGAGGTGAGACGCTGGGGCAGTAAGTACAGCTATCTGATTTTACCCATGGTCACGCTTTTGATCACGCTGCTCTGGCAGTTTCTTGTGGCACACTTTGAACGCCGGGCCGTCGGCGATGACAAAGAGGCACAGGGTGCGGCGGCGAATGCAAAGGTGCTTGTATCGGTCGGGCTTGTGATGAATCTCTTTTTCTGCCTGTTGCAGGCCGGGCTGCTGTGGTCTGCGGCCTGGACCGCAGAGCATTTCGGAACTGCGGGAGGAGCGCAGGCGGGGGCGAGCATTGCGCAAACGGCGCAGAAAGCGATGTGTGTTCTGACAAGCGTTATGCTGATTGTGCTCGGCAACATCTTGCCGAAGACCCGGAAAAACCGCAATGTGGGCGTGCGCCTGCCGTATAGCCGGTATAACGACATCACCTGGCAGAAGAGCAACCGCTTTGGGGGCACAGCCATGGTGATTGCCGGGCTGCTCGGCATGGTCAGTGCGCTGCTTGCGCCCTCCGCAGAACTTGCACTCGGACTGTTCACGGTATTTCTGCTGCTCGCCGTTATAGCGACCACATGGTATTCAAGGAAAGTGTATTTGGAAGAAAGTGCAGAAAAATAA
- the citD gene encoding citrate lyase acyl carrier protein produces the protein MEIKKPAVAGTLESSDCQVTVEPGNGKVDFSLESAVIHQFGNQIKKVTLETLKDLGIDNVRISIVDKGALDCTIKARIEGAVFRAVDQYDNIPWGGAVR, from the coding sequence ATGGAGATCAAAAAGCCGGCGGTCGCCGGCACTCTCGAGTCCAGCGATTGCCAGGTCACGGTGGAACCGGGCAACGGCAAGGTCGATTTTTCGCTGGAGAGCGCAGTCATTCACCAGTTCGGAAACCAGATCAAAAAGGTGACGCTCGAGACCCTTAAGGATCTCGGCATCGACAATGTGAGAATCTCGATTGTCGACAAGGGCGCACTGGACTGCACGATCAAGGCGCGCATTGAAGGCGCTGTGTTCCGTGCCGTGGATCAGTACGACAACATTCCCTGGGGAGGTGCTGTGAGATGA
- a CDS encoding CitMHS family transporter, translated as MNQVTVGILGFLTIIAIVVTLFKSKTLPSIAFILFPSILALILVFGGYYTFKDVASLIKDGFKSTGPTAALFVFSVLFFGIMTDAGLFDVIIGKLMKLVGDNVIGVTVMTAIIAIIGHLDGGGASTFLIVVPAMLPVYKKMHMRKTSLLRIAVLAMGVLNLMPWAGPTMRAASVLGMEAGQLWNKLLPIQVFGIVLALAHAVLTGIQEKARGAGLNGKLAQTEEAIEVEAGQEGQLGELARPKLFFFNMILTIAVIAMLIWDVFPSYVPFMLGVGISILVNYTDIKLQKKVLNSHAVPALMMCTTLMGAALLMGILVKTVKVDDVAIPSVVSCMSALITMVLPAALGAHLPLVIGILSVPLALAFDTDSYFYGMLPVMISIGEGFGIPALPIAISMAVCRNCATFISPMVPATLLGVGLAEVDIKDHIRSSFFYVWGFSFLCMIFAILVGIIPA; from the coding sequence ATGAACCAAGTAACCGTAGGCATACTCGGGTTTCTGACAATCATTGCCATTGTCGTGACGCTCTTTAAGAGCAAAACCCTCCCGAGCATCGCTTTCATCCTCTTCCCGTCGATACTCGCACTGATTCTGGTGTTCGGCGGCTACTACACATTTAAGGATGTTGCGTCTCTCATTAAGGACGGCTTTAAGAGTACGGGTCCCACGGCTGCGCTCTTTGTTTTCTCCGTCCTCTTCTTCGGTATCATGACGGATGCGGGCCTCTTCGATGTGATTATCGGCAAGCTCATGAAGCTGGTCGGCGACAATGTGATCGGTGTCACGGTCATGACCGCGATCATCGCAATCATCGGCCACCTGGACGGCGGCGGCGCTTCGACCTTCCTGATTGTAGTCCCCGCAATGCTGCCGGTCTATAAGAAAATGCACATGCGCAAAACTTCGCTGCTCCGCATTGCGGTCCTCGCGATGGGTGTCCTGAACCTCATGCCCTGGGCAGGTCCCACGATGCGTGCGGCTTCGGTGCTCGGCATGGAGGCGGGTCAGCTCTGGAATAAGCTGCTGCCGATTCAGGTCTTCGGTATTGTCCTTGCACTGGCACACGCGGTTCTCACCGGCATTCAGGAGAAGGCGCGCGGCGCGGGTCTGAACGGCAAACTTGCACAGACCGAGGAAGCGATCGAGGTCGAGGCAGGCCAAGAGGGACAGCTCGGCGAACTGGCTCGCCCGAAGCTCTTCTTCTTTAACATGATTCTCACGATTGCGGTCATTGCCATGCTGATCTGGGATGTGTTCCCGAGCTATGTGCCCTTCATGCTCGGCGTGGGCATCTCGATTCTCGTGAACTATACGGACATCAAGCTCCAGAAGAAGGTGCTGAACTCCCATGCGGTTCCGGCTCTCATGATGTGCACCACCCTGATGGGCGCGGCGCTCCTCATGGGTATCCTCGTGAAGACCGTCAAGGTGGACGATGTTGCGATTCCGAGCGTTGTGAGCTGCATGTCGGCTCTGATTACGATGGTCCTCCCTGCTGCGCTCGGCGCACACCTGCCGCTGGTCATCGGTATCCTCTCGGTTCCGCTGGCACTGGCCTTCGATACGGACAGCTACTTCTACGGCATGCTCCCGGTCATGATTTCGATCGGCGAGGGCTTCGGCATTCCGGCGCTTCCGATTGCGATTTCCATGGCGGTCTGCCGCAACTGCGCGACCTTCATAAGCCCCATGGTCCCGGCAACCCTGCTCGGCGTGGGTCTCGCGGAAGTGGACATCAAGGATCACATCCGCTCGAGTTTCTTCTATGTGTGGGGCTTCTCCTTCCTCTGCATGATTTTCGCAATTCTGGTCGGCATCATCCCGGCCTAA
- a CDS encoding ATP-binding cassette domain-containing protein, whose protein sequence is MAKRETGTALRVLDAALVRGSTEIFRDVTLAVEPGELLALLGPSGSGKTSLLRAIAGFLPLTAGEIRFDGERMNERPVEERQLGMVFQEHRLFPALTVYRNLEICLTGTSDNSLRYTREEARAEIAELLASLGLAGLEKRFPEELSGGQQRRVALARALLVRPRLLLLDEPFTGLDAGLRRDLVDLVREAQRARRLTTVFVTHEEEDAARIADSTARFYDAGGVQSLRQERTQSF, encoded by the coding sequence TTGGCAAAGAGAGAAACAGGCACGGCACTGCGCGTTCTGGACGCAGCGCTGGTGCGCGGAAGTACGGAAATCTTTCGAGATGTGACACTGGCGGTCGAGCCCGGAGAACTGCTCGCGTTACTCGGGCCCTCGGGCTCGGGAAAGACCAGTCTGCTCCGCGCGATTGCGGGCTTTTTGCCGCTCACGGCGGGCGAAATCCGCTTTGACGGCGAGCGTATGAACGAGCGCCCGGTCGAAGAGAGACAGCTCGGCATGGTGTTTCAGGAGCACCGTCTGTTTCCGGCGCTCACGGTCTACCGAAATCTGGAAATCTGTCTGACAGGTACAAGTGACAATAGCCTTCGTTACACGCGTGAGGAAGCGCGCGCGGAGATTGCGGAACTGCTTGCCTCCCTCGGGCTTGCGGGACTGGAAAAGCGCTTTCCGGAGGAACTCTCGGGCGGACAGCAGCGCCGCGTGGCGCTGGCCCGCGCCCTTTTGGTGCGCCCGCGGCTCTTGCTGCTCGATGAGCCCTTTACCGGACTTGACGCGGGACTCAGGCGGGACCTGGTGGATTTGGTAAGAGAAGCCCAGCGCGCGCGCCGTCTCACGACGGTCTTCGTGACCCATGAGGAGGAGGATGCGGCGCGGATTGCCGACAGCACGGCCCGCTTCTATGATGCGGGGGGCGTTCAAAGCCTTCGGCAGGAGCGCACACAAAGTTTTTGA